The Salmo salar chromosome ssa06, Ssal_v3.1, whole genome shotgun sequence sequence GtgatatattcttcaagaatcaataggtaGGCTGTTTATCATTCATTTATGCATGTGGCAATCGCAGAAAATGCCCCTTTAACAAAGCATATCCAAGACGATGAAGTGTAGTGTTATTAGGAATTAGGATTTAGGTATTTGCCTACGATAATGTTATCACAACACCTTAGCACATTGGTTTATTTAGTCTCTCGTAAGTAATAAATAGTCAAATGTTAATGTTAGCCTGACTATTCAGATACAGACGTCATAAAATGCTGGTTGATTTCTATCTATATCAGTTATAATCAACATTTTAATTCAAATGTATAGACATGAATGGGATTAAAGACAGAAGATGCCAACAGAACGAGATCATAttaaatcctcatctctccctccctctcacagacacacgcacgcacgcagacacacagagagagagagggagagagagagagagagagagagagagagagagagagagagagagagagagagagagagagagagagagagagagagggagagaaacaaacAAGCAAACAGCAGTTTTGTGATtaacaaacaaacattgtaggccTTCCCTTAGTCCATAAAAGTGCCATTAGTTAAATATTGGTGTTTATAAAGACATAAAGAGCACTACTGCATTCATTGTAAAGTTAAGGGGtcaatatttctctctctctctctctctctctctctctctctctctctctctctctctctctctctctctctctctccttcacgttTGAGCCTATGAGTTACATTTTTTAAACCCACTTAGGACAATGTGCCTCCTACGAAAGAAAACTCGAAACATGATGAGAAGGAAGTGGAGCACAAGAAAAGAGAAATCCGGTCTTGCGTTTCACTAGGCAAAACTTTCCCAAATTCATTCATTTTAACTCTTAATTTAGCGAGATACCCTTTCACTTTTTCTACATCCTTTCAATCCTCACTATTTAAATTAATCCGCAGATATGGGATCAGAACACAAACCACATTCTGACTGGTGGATTTTTGCAATATACTGGCAACAGGTAAGTCAACAACATGCTATCATTTGATCACTGCTTAAGGCTTCAATGAATTAATTATTTTCAGGATTATATTCAACTAACAATGACCATCTGCTGCAGATCATCTAACTACCCTAAAAATGGCAATTCAGATGATCATTTGGATGAGCGCCTTCCTCTGCCTCGTGCAAGTTTTCTCGATGCCCATGCCTTGCCATCTACAAGGACAGCTGGTGCGATCAACCCACAACCTACTGAGAGACAtggtacattttttaaattactgTAGACTTGAGATGTATTATCCAACGAAGTTTAACTGAATAGCTCAACGTGAAACATgtgttttctctttctttcaggGGGGTCATTTTCCTATGGAGTGCCTGCAGGACAATGTCTTCATGGAATTCCCAGCCACGGCATTTGCAACCTCCGGCGGGCCACAGGTAAGGGCAAGCGATCATATCCAAGTGGTCATTACAGCATGAAAGCGTATTTGCAACCGTTAGGATAAGAAAGTAGAAAACTTTAAACTGCTAATTATGTTATTTGAAATTATTGTTGTTGTCCCTTTCAGTTGAGCAGCAGTGGTGCTAAGGCTATTTATGAGACATTGAAGAATATCGACACATTGTTTGGAACTGACGAACTGCCGACAATGTGGGACCAACAGAAGTTGGAGTATTTTCAGAACATTGTCTACCGTCAGATTGAAGAGAGCAAATGTGTGAGTACCTACCTATGCCTATACAGATAGCTTAACTGTTTAAGTCTGGTATGGTGATGTTTGAATTATTTTCTTCTTGTGTCAGATGATGGGGAGTGTGGATACACGTGATTATCTAGTCAGGGAAAAGGCGCTGAATACATACTTTAGGAGCATCGCTGCTGTCCTAAAATAAAAAGTAGGGTGCAAGCAAATACACTATAATGGATACATTTTAATTATTATTCATCGCCTGCCTCTTTCTTCCTTTCTGGCAGATGATGAGCAGTGTGGATACAAGTGATTATCCCATCAGGGCACAGGGCCTGAAGACGTACTTTGGGAACATTGCAGCAGTCCTAAAAGAAAAGGTAGAATATAGGTTGAAAACAAATAGACACATTGTTTTGATAATATCTCTACATAGGACAATATTACCCTACATTGCCCTAAcagtttattttcattttcacaGAAATTCAGTTACTGCGCCTGGGAAGTGGTTCGAAAAGAATTCCTGTACACTCTAGAATTCATCCTGAAACACAACTCTGATAGCCTTCTGTGGTCCAACAGAACATGAATTTGAACTTGCAGATGTTTTTTACTAAAGTGTTTTACAATTGTGCTTGATTTTAAAAGCCTTCTATTCTACAATCATGCAATGTGCAATGTCCAACAGCAATattatacatgtatttatttatttatatatttatttatttatcaagatTATTCATTTATGTAGGCCTATTTTTGAAAGTATTTATTCATCTATTTGAAAATTGTGCCTGTTGTTGCTCTTCATCAAATGTtaagttaataaaaaaaatattatttgaaataTTGTTAATCTGAGTGCTCATTCTGTATCCAAGTCTGTCGGTgtgttttaatgaatttattttttatttcacctttatttattaaccgtgtaggccagttgagaacaagttatcatttacaactgcgaactggccaagataaagcaaagcagtgcgacaaaaacaacaacacagagtttttTAAAGGTtcatcattttttatttcacctttattcatGCAGGAAAGCTAGTTGagcacaagttctcatttacaactgcgacctggccaagataaagcaaagcagtgcgacacaaacaacaacacagatttacacatggaataaacaagcgtacagtcaataacacaatagaaaaaagaaagtctatatacagtgtgtgcaaatggcgggaTCCGTTAGCTGCTcaaatagctgatgtttaaagttagtgagagaaatataagtctccagattcagcgatttttgcaatttgttccagtcactggcagcagagaactggaaggagaggcggccaaatgaggtgttggttttggggatgaccagtcatcttcaaataatatttttgcaggattcttcttgcgaatgattttgccgAAGATTGTATCTCCGCCGGGCTGGGCAACCTGAGCTTTTGCTATCTCtacatacaaatcattaaaatccagacggaaaagatttacacaagaagcaacctaatatcacacagtcaaactctcagtcatttagtaagttcaccattctgccaCTGTCACTGTTAAACATCGCACAGTGTTCAACACAACGGCTCCGAACGAAGTTATCCATTTTTCATTTGGAAGAGTCAGCTTTTTAAACCAACATGGCTcagtttaaattgtttttacattgtagtaAAACTAAATCTCATTTGATATGCGTTTTGACATAAAATTACTACATTCTGTAGCAATTAATGTTTTTTCCCATTAAAATGCGATTTGATTAAAGTTAATGCCTTcaactgctggagcgcgtgctacggatgggtgttgttatggtgaccagtgagctgagataaggcggagctttacctaacaGAAACTTATAGATGACCGGGAGCCAGTAGGTCGGGGTctggtatatatatattctgtgcTCTCCAGGAACACAGCGCATGCGCACGGGAGATCACGCGATTGGAGGTTCGAGACAACctggtgcagttcaagaaattccTCGACAGCAGAGTCAAGCCATGAGGAAGAAGTGGTCTGTTGGAGAACCACATAATCATCATTGGAGACATGTGACATGTTTCTGAGCCCGGCTTATAGATTGATAGCTCATACATTTACTGAATGAATGATTTATTTATAAACATTGGTTGACTGACATTTATATGTGAAGGCTATGTATTTATTCCTTTACAATAAAATCAAATAATTATTCTCTCATCATTTTTATTAATTCATTAATATATTCAGTCATTCATCCTTTAATTCTTTCATGCATTCATTTGTTTATAGACTGACTTTTGCAAAGGAGCAATCTGCTGTTCAAACAACACCAAAGCGGTCACTGAACCACTATTTTTCTCAATAGCTGAGGATTGGGGTTGGAGAAAAGTAACCATTGTCAAAGAACTAAGGATGAAAGGAATGTCCATCTATGAGATAAAAGTTATGGGTTAGTTTGAACTACATTTGGAagctatacagtgtgtgtgttttttttaaacatttacatGGTATCAAAAAATGGCATAAACATTTCtaattttgggttctgatgaggtAAGAGAgtagttgaactaaactcatgaggatTGTAAAATTGATTTACCTACGATAATGTTATCACAACACATTAGCAAATTGGTTTATTCTTATAGGCCTGCTCTTCTCTCCGAACGACGAAATATTCAAATATTCATGCTAGCCTTGAAATGGTTGAGTATCTACctgactctgttctgttctgcttatACACACCAGCATCCGATCAGTGCGGGTGGACGCAGTTTATGCGCTAGTGCGCTTTTTTGCACCTGTCCGCTATTTGGTGTGCACAATTTGATGCTCAATATATTTCATTATTAGACCtctatttattttattgtattataGGACGTTTTATGTAACCAATGCTTTCACTCTCTGTACCACAATGTTTCATTTATGGATACTATTCCAAAACAGTTCACTTTTTGATATTGATATGACTTTATTTCAGGTTGGACATTTTACAGTTTTGTGTCTAAAAGAAAAGTCGAGCGCATGTTTCCAGAGCATGTTTCCAAGAACACACAGGTAAGATACTGAAATGTATCATGTAGCAAGATATGGATAGAATAAACTAGAGTGTATGATTTTATTGCAATTTCAAAATTATAAATTGGAAGTTTAACCATAGAATTTATGAGACTTCCTAATGCCTAAAACCTTGTTTTATTTTATACAGGGCGAGGACGTCTCTGTGGTTGCATTAGAGGCTTTGGAATAAATGGCCCAGTTATTTAACAGCCTAACTCCTGTCACATGGAAcaaagaaacactgaacctgttcaAAAACAGGTGAACTAGTTAAGTTTAGAAATTGGAGGGATGCGTAAGTATGATCCCTCATGTTGTAGCCTAAGTTATATTTTGGGGGCAGACAATAATTGGCATAGGTCTTTAACTTGTGATTTAATCTAAGCGATATTTTTTAAATTTTCAGTACTTTTCTTAATTAAGACGGAACGAATTCACTCACAACCATTTGATATTGTCTTCAGGTCGGGTGTGGTGTTGGGGCATCCTCTGGAGATGGAGGGTCAGTTACTTCAGGCAAAGGGTCTCTGAACCGTATTTCAACAAGCTGAACACCATCTTGAAACAGAAGGTGGATCCAATATCAAATGCACTCGAAAATAGGCTAAATTAATCAGAGGAAAAGTTCTAGATCACCACAAATCGGATGAATTTCGCTGAAACTTGGAACTTCCAAGCGCCGTTTCTTGTGTCGTCGGATGCGTTGGCGCAGCACCTGTTGTGGTTGAGTTGACTGAAAACATGCATGTAATTGTTTGCGCTCCAGGAACACAGCGCATGCGCATGTGAGATCGTGGGAGCGGAGCTTCGCTACAAACTGGTGCAGTTTTAAAAATTCCTCGACACCATGGTCAAGCTGTGACGAAGTCGACCTCAGAGTCAAGCGGTGAGGAAAGAGCGGTCTGTTGGACAACCACATAACCATCATTGGAGACATGTGACATGTCCCTGAGGCTGGCAAATAGATTGATGGATGATATTTTTACTGACTGATTTATATGTGAAggctatgtatttattttatttataacaCAACTAAATGACAAAATACATGCATCTATTATCATATTGTTTTTCTCATTCATTCATGTATTCAGTCATCCATTAATTCATCAATTCAGTCTTTCATGCATTCATTTGTTTATAGGGAATCTACAGTTCAAAACAACACCATAGTGGTCACTCAACCACTATTCTGGTAAATAGATGAGGGATGTGGTTCGAGAAAAGTAACCGCTGTCGGAGATCTATTGATTAAAGTAATGACCATCCAAgagatcaacattatagtttactaCATTTTCAAGCTGTAAAGTGTTTGTTTAGATGTATATTGTTTCAAACAATGtcataaaaagtacattttgggtTCTGTTGAGGTAAGACAGGTGGACTGAGCTCATGAGGCCTTTAAAAGTGATATATTCTTCAAGAGTCAATAGGTAGGCTGTTTATCATTCATTTATGCATGTGGCAATCGCAGAAAATGCCCCTTTAACAAAGCATATCCAAGACGATGAAGTGTAGTGTTATTAGGAATTAGGATTTAGGTATTTGCCTACGATAATGTTATCACAACACCTTAGCACATTGGTTTATTTAGTCTCTCGTAAGTAATAAATAGTCAAATGTTAATGTTAGCCTGACTATTCAGATACAGACGTCATAAAATGCTGGTTGATTTCTATCTATATCAGTTATAATCAACATTTTAATTCAAATGTATAGACATGAATGGGATTAAAGACAGAAGATGCCAACAGAACGAGATCATATTAAATCctcatctatccctccctctcacagacacacgcacgcacgcagacacacagagagagagagagagagagagagggagagagagagagggagagagagagagagagagagagagagagagagagagagagagagagagagagagagagagagagagagagagagagagggagagaaacaaacaaacaagcaaacaGCAGTTTTGTGATtaacaaacaaacattgtaggccTTCCCTTAGTCCATAAAAGTGCCATTAGTTAAATATTGGTGTTTATAAAGACATAAAGAGCACTACTGCATTCATTGTAAAGTTAAGGGGtcaatattctctctctctctctctctctctctctctctctctctctctctctctctctctctctctctctctctccttcacgttTGAGCCTATGAGTTACATTTTTAAACCCACTTAGGACAATGTGCCTCCTACGAAGGAAAACTCGAAACATGATGAGAAGGAAGTGGAGCACAAGAAAAGAGAAATCCGGTCTTGCGGTTCACTAGGCAAAACTTTCCCAAATTCATTCATTTTAACTCTTAATTTAGCGAGATACCCTTTCACTTTTTCTACATCCTTTCAATCCTCACTATTTAAATTAATCCGCAGATATGGGATCAGAACACAAACCACATTCTGACTGGAGGATTTTTGCAATATACTGGCAACAGGTAAGTCAACAACATGCTATCATTTGATCACTGCTTAAGGCTTCAATGAATTAATTATTTTCAGGATTATATTCAACTAACAATGACCATCTGCTGCAGATCATCTAACTACCCTAAGAATGGCAATTCAGATTATCATTTGGATGAGCGCCTTCCTCTGCCTCGTGCAAGTTTTCTCGATGCCCATGCCTTGCCATCTACAAGGACAGCTGGTGCGATCAACACACAACCTACTGAGAGACAtggtacattttttaaattactgTAGACTTGAGATGTATTATCCAACGAAGTTTAACTGAATAGCTCAACGTGAAACATgtgttttctctttctttcaggGGGGTCATTTTCCTATGGAGTGCCTGCAGGACAATGTCTTCATGGAATTCCCAGCCACGGCATTTGCAACCTCCGGAGGGCCACAGGTAAGGGCAAGCGATCATATCCAAGTGTTCTTTACAGCATGAAAGCGTATTTGCAACCGTTAGGATCAGAAAGTAGAAAACTTTAAACTGCCATTTATGTTATttgatattattgttgttgtCCCTTTCAGTTGAGCAGCAGTGGTGCTAAGGCTATTTATGAGACATTGAAGAATATCGACACATTGTTTGGAACTGACGAACTGCCGACAATGTGGGACCAACAGAAGTTGGAGTATTTTCAGAACATTGTCTACCGTCAGATTGAAGAGAGCAAATGTGTGAGTACCTACCTATGCCTATACAGATAGCTTAACTGTTTAAGTCTGGTATGGTGATGTTTGAATTATTTTCTTCTTGTGTCAGATGATGGGGAGTGTGGATACACGTGATTATCTAGTCAGGGAAAAGGCGCTGAATACATACTTTAGGAGCATCGCTGCTGTCCTAAAATAAAAAGTAGGGTGCAAGCAAATACACTATAATGGATACATTTTAATTATTATTCATCGCCTGCCTCTTTCTTCCTTTCTGGCAGATGATGAGCAGTGTGGATACAAGTGATTATCCCATCAGGGCACAGGGCCTGAAGACGTACTTTGGGAACATTGCAGCAGTCCTAAAAGAAAAGGTAGAATATAGGTTGAAAACAAATAGACACATTGTTTTGATAATATCTCTACATAGGACAATATTACCCTACATTGCCCTAAcagtttattttcattttcacaGAAATTCAGTTACTGCGCCTGGGAAGTGGTTCGAAAAGAATTCCTGTACACTCTAGAATTCATCCTGAAACACAACTCTGATAGCCTTCTGTGGTCCAACAGAACATGAATTTGAACTTGCAGATGTTTTTTACTAAAGTGTTTTACAATTGTGCTTGATTTTAAAAGCCTTCTATTCTACAATCATGCAATGTGCAATGTCCAACAGCAATattatacatgtatttatttatttatatatttatttatttatcaagatTATTCATTTATGTAGGCCTATTTTTGAAAGTATTTATTCATCTATTTGAAAATTGTGCCTGTTGTTGCTCTTCATCAAATGTtaagttaataaaaaaatattatttgaaataTTGTTAATCTGAGTGCTCATTCTGTATCCAAGTCTGTCGGTgtgttttaatgaatttattttttatttcacctttatttattaaCCGTGTaggacagttgagaacaagttatcatttacaactgcgaactggccaagataaagcaaagcagtgcgacaaaaacaacaacacagagtttttTAAAGGTtcatcattttttatttcacctttattcatGCAGGAAAGCTAGTTGagcacaagttctcatttacaactgcgacctggccaagataaagcaaagcagtgcgacacaaacaacaacacagatttacacatggaataaacaagcgtacagtcaataacacaatagaaaaaagaaagtctatatacagtgtgtgcaaatggcgggaTCCGTTAGCTGCTcaaatagctgatgtttaaagttagtgagagaaatataagtctccagattcagcgatttttgcaatttgttccagtcactggcagcagagaactggaaggagaggcggccaaatgaggtgttggttttggggatgaccagtcatcttcaaataatatttttgcaggatTCTTCTTGCGAATTATTTTGCCGAAGATTGTATCTCCGCCGGGCTGGGCAACCTGAGCTTTTGCTATCT is a genomic window containing:
- the LOC123743553 gene encoding interferon alpha-2-like codes for the protein MAIQIIIWMSAFLCLVQVFSMPMPCHLQGQLVRSTHNLLRDMGGHFPMECLQDNVFMEFPATAFATSGGPQLSSSGAKAIYETLKNIDTLFGTDELPTMWDQQKLEYFQNIVYRQIEESKCMMSSVDTSDYPIRAQGLKTYFGNIAAVLKEKKFSYCAWEVVRKEFLYTLEFILKHNSDSLLWSNRT